The proteins below are encoded in one region of Thermodesulfovibrionales bacterium:
- a CDS encoding ABC transporter ATP-binding protein gives MLILKNADVYYGKIHAIKRVSLHVKKGEIVALIGGNGAGKTTLLTTISGLIRTSGGTILCNGVDIARQTPEQIVKMGIAHVPEGRLVFKPLSVEDNLLLGSFHRHSMKRSQEIREDMENIYSMFPVLRERRTQLAGTLSGGEQQMLAIGRALMARPRLLLLDEPSMGLAPFIVKEIFRYVRSLRDRYGLTVLLVEQNARSALRIADSGYVLETGRIVLQGAAEDLLSNRDVQRAYLGRDLDSEIDL, from the coding sequence ATGCTGATTCTGAAGAACGCGGATGTCTATTACGGGAAGATACATGCGATCAAGAGAGTTTCTCTCCATGTCAAGAAGGGTGAGATCGTCGCCCTCATCGGCGGTAACGGTGCCGGTAAGACGACACTCCTGACCACCATATCCGGCCTCATCAGAACGAGCGGCGGGACCATACTCTGCAACGGCGTCGATATTGCACGGCAGACCCCCGAACAGATCGTGAAAATGGGGATCGCCCATGTACCCGAGGGGAGACTCGTCTTCAAGCCGCTGAGCGTCGAAGACAACCTGCTCCTCGGCTCCTTTCACAGACATTCGATGAAGCGATCGCAGGAGATCAGGGAGGACATGGAGAATATCTACTCCATGTTTCCGGTTCTCAGGGAGCGGAGGACTCAGCTCGCGGGAACCCTTTCCGGAGGGGAGCAGCAGATGCTCGCCATCGGACGTGCGCTCATGGCGCGACCGAGGCTTCTCCTTCTCGATGAACCGAGTATGGGACTCGCACCCTTCATCGTCAAGGAAATATTCCGGTATGTTCGTTCACTTCGTGACCGCTACGGCCTCACGGTTCTCCTCGTCGAACAGAACGCGCGGAGCGCACTGAGGATAGCCGACAGCGGGTATGTCCTTGAGACGGGAAGGATTGTTCTCCAGGGTGCCGCGGAGGACCTCCTGTCAAACCGGGACGTGCAGAGGGCATATCTCGGTCGGGACCTTGATTCAGAAATTGATCTCTAG
- a CDS encoding ABC transporter ATP-binding protein, whose translation MSGSEGEILKCEKVAVRFGGVQALNGVNFSVRRGSITAIIGPNGAGKTTLLNVISGLVNADDGMIEFDGSHITRMPPHERGRAGLVRTFQNLEIFTNMSVLENVMTGCHRLVNYSILDSLGRTPKYWKGERACREHAERELGFVGLTDAGDMMAHELPFGSQRLLELARAISSEPRLLLLDEPAAGLNMRETRNLGAIIKRIGEERGITIVLVEHDMDLVMRISDRITVLNFGEVIAEGAPLEIQKNPDVIAAYLGVEEEG comes from the coding sequence ATGTCGGGCTCTGAGGGAGAAATCCTGAAATGTGAGAAAGTCGCCGTCCGGTTCGGAGGAGTTCAAGCCCTCAACGGGGTGAACTTTTCGGTCAGGAGAGGCAGTATCACCGCCATCATCGGACCGAACGGCGCGGGTAAGACGACGCTCTTGAATGTGATAAGCGGTCTCGTGAACGCTGATGACGGAATGATCGAGTTTGACGGCAGTCACATTACGCGCATGCCTCCTCACGAACGGGGAAGGGCAGGCCTTGTGAGAACATTCCAGAACCTCGAGATCTTCACGAACATGTCCGTGCTCGAAAACGTGATGACCGGATGCCACAGACTGGTGAATTACTCGATCCTTGATTCTCTCGGCAGGACCCCGAAATACTGGAAAGGCGAACGCGCGTGCAGGGAACATGCCGAAAGGGAACTCGGATTCGTCGGTCTCACGGATGCCGGCGACATGATGGCGCACGAACTGCCCTTCGGCAGTCAGCGTCTGCTCGAACTCGCGCGGGCGATATCCTCCGAGCCGAGACTCCTGCTTCTCGATGAGCCCGCTGCCGGCTTGAACATGCGGGAAACACGCAATCTCGGCGCGATAATCAAGAGGATCGGCGAAGAACGGGGCATAACGATCGTCCTCGTCGAACATGATATGGACCTCGTGATGAGGATAAGCGACAGGATAACGGTTCTCAACTTCGGCGAGGTCATCGCGGAGGGAGCGCCGCTCGAAATCCAGAAGAATCCCGATGTCATAGCCGCGTATCTCGGGGTCGAGGAAGAGGGATAA